Proteins encoded by one window of Esox lucius isolate fEsoLuc1 chromosome 4, fEsoLuc1.pri, whole genome shotgun sequence:
- the LOC114839807 gene encoding adhesion G protein-coupled receptor E3-like, translating to MSLVREKCLSLRNSSTSGPSGPPLGGDVLLKELINATDHVQLSHQINSGPHGSSDVTSFLETVENVIRLIAPQLTEKTARIETNYTEANILVNRNNTQPKGPVSLTSENAQLDTTWETVAGDQNNYPGFAFVSLVSFKNVHILNGKSPQTQQLISNAVIVSTGNPNSTNLNQPVNLTFRHLEFADKDPDCVYWSEENGTWSRQGCNLVITNATHTLCSCNHLSSFSLLKGLQQEKVMRTHGGQHSRVIWAGILVKLACLVLSLTTALLCHFSSRRRHGGRNHLYVNFFRK from the exons ATGTCTCTGGTGAGAGAAAAGTGTTTGAGTTTGAGGAACTCTTCAACGTCTGGACCAAGTGGACCGCCATTGGGGGGAGATgtactgttgaaa GAATTGATTAATGCCACTGACCATGTTCAGCTGAGCCACCAGATAAACAGTGGTCCCCATGGTAGCAGTGATGTGACTAGTTTTTTGGAGACCGTTGAAAATGTCATTAGACTGATCGCTCCACAGCTGACAGAGAAGACGGCCAGGATAGAGACTAACTATacag AGGCCAATATACTGGTGAACAGAAACAACACTCAACCTAAAGGTCCAGTCAGCCTGACCAGTGAGAACGCTCAACTTGACACTACCTGGGAGACTGTTGCTGGAGATCAAAATAATTACCCAG gGTTTGCCTTTGTCAGCCTGGTCAGCTTTAAGAATGTGCATATTCTGAACGGCAAATCACCTCAGACCCAGCAGCTCATATCCAATGCTGTCATAGTGTCTACTGGCAACCCCAACTCAACAAACCTGAACCAACCAGTCAACCTCACCTTCCGTCACCTGGAG TTCGCTGACAAGGACCCCGACTGTGTTTATtggtcagaagagaatgggacGTGGTCTAGGCAGGGCTGCAACTTGGTGATAACAAATGCCACCCACACTTTATGCTCCTGTAACCATCTCAGCTCTTTCTCTTTGCTAAAAGGACTACAACAGGAAAAGGTGATGAGAACA CACGGAGGGCAGCATTCGAGAGTAATTTGGGCGGGCATTCTCGTGAAACTGGCCTGTTTGGTCCTATCCCTGACCACGGCCCTGCTGTGTCATTTTTCCAGCAGAAGACGCCATGGAGGACGCAACCATCTTTATGTGAATTTCTTTAGAAAATGA